Below is a genomic region from Leifsonia sp. Root112D2.
CACACGACCCCGAGCCGATTGCCGTGGGCTCGCCCCTGCGCGGTATGTCGAATGTATTCCTCTCGCCGCATATAGCCGGAGTCACCGCCGAGGCGCAGCCCCGCTTCTTCGCCCTCATGGTCGATGAGTTGCTGCGTTTCGCCTCCGGTCTGGAACCGCGCGCGCAGATCACCGATCGGGTCGTAGCGGGCCGGGGAGGCAGCTGAGATGCTCTTCGACTCGCACTGCCACGCCTGGAGCCGCTGGCCGTATGACACCGCTGTGCCGGATGCGGAAAGCCGGGGAAGCATCGAGGCCCTGCTCTACGAGATGGATACGCACGGCGTCGAACGCGCGGCCGTCGTGTGCGCCCGTATCGGCGGCGGGCGCGGAGGTGACGGATTCGGCAACGACGACAACAACGAGTACGTCGCGCGATTCGCAGCGGCGCATCCGGACCGGATCACAGCCGTGCTCGACGTCGATTGCGTCTGGCGCCCCGAGCACCACAGCTCGGGTGCCGCCGGCCGGCTCATGGCCTCCGTCGAGCGCAGCAACGCCATCGCCTTCACCCACTACGTGAGCGCGCAGAACGACGGGTGGTTTCGCAGCGATGATGCCGGCGAGTTCTTCCGGGCGGCCGCCGATGCCGGCCTCATCGCGTCGCTGGCCGTCTCGGCACCCTGGTTCGACGATCTCCGATCCGTCGCGGCGGCGAACCCCACCCTGCCGATCCTGATCCACCACCTGGGGCAACCGTCGTCGAGCGCTGAACTCGACGGGCTGCTCGCGCTCGCCGCGATGCCGAACATCGGCGTGAAGGCCTCCGGCTTCAACTACAACGCGAGCAGGAACTGGGACTTTCCCTACCCGGAATCGCAGGCGATCTTCCGTTCGATCGTCGACGGTTTCGGAGCAGAACGGTTGTACTGGGGCAGCGATTTTCCCGCCTCGCGCGACCAGCTCAGCTACCGGCAGTCGATCGAGGTTGTGCGCTCGCACGCAGACTTTCTCGAGCCAGACCAGCTCACCGGCATCCTGGGCGGCAATCTCGCTGCGCTCATCGCGCAACCCCGGCTGGCCACGCGGCCCCCCACCACAGACACGGCCACAAACACGAGCACAGACCCGACCGCAACAACCCCCAACAGGAAAGTGACAGAACCATGACCTCAGCCCTGATCGCCCGTTACCACGTCGTCCCCGGAAACGCGGCACGGGTGGAAGACGCCCTGCGCGCCATGGCAGAACGCGTGAAGGCCGATGAACCGGCCTGCCTGATCTACAACGCGAACGTCGACCCGGACAACGAGAACCTCTACTGCCTCTACGAGGTGTACACCGACGAGGATGCCGTCGCAGCGCACCGCGAGACACCGCACTTCAAGGAGTTCATCGAGTCGATCATCGTGCCCGTGCTCGAGAAGCGGGAGCGTGAGCTGTACCGCCAGGTCATCGGATGAGACTCGTCTCCTTCGAGACAGCCGGCGACCAGGGTCGCAGCGCCCATCTGGGCGCGCTCGTCTCGGGCGATGCCGACGGCGGCGAGCTCATCGATCTGACCGCCGCGACACGCGCGCTGCTCGCCTCCGAGGCGATAACGGCCGAGGGCGTGCATCGCATAGCGGATGCCCTGGTGCCGGCTTCCCTGCTCGGTCTCATCGAGGGTGGCGCCCGTTCGCGCGACCTGGCAGACCAGGCCGTGGCGGCGACGCTCGAGCGCGGCTGGGAGAGCGATGCCGGCGGAGCACGCATCCGCTACGCCGCGAACGAGGTCACGCATCTGCCCGCCATCATGAACCCGCCCCTGCTGCGCGATTTCATGGCATTCGAGAAGCACCTCGTGAACGTCTTCCCCACGCTCGGACGGGAGATTCCGGAGGAGTGGTATCGCCGGCCGGTCTATTACAAGGGCAATCCCTCTGCCATCGGCGCCCACGGCCAGACCGTGGCCATTCCGTCGTATGCCGATCGGCTGGATCTCGAGTTCGAGTTCGCCGCGATCGTGGGGCGTGCCGGGGTCGACATCGCCGAAGAGGATGCCCGTGCGCACATCTTCGGTTACACCGTGTACAACGACTTCTCGGCCCGGGAGATTCAATCGGCCGAGATGACCGTGGGCCTCGGCCCCGCGAAGGGCAAGGACTTTCTCGCCGGGCACGTACTGGGCCCCGTGGTCGTGACAGCGGATGAACTGGGCGATCCATACGCCCTCGACATGGCCGCGCACATCAACGGCGAGCAGTGGACCAGCGGATCGACCTCCGACATGCACTGGCGCTTCGAGCAGATGATCGCCTATGCCTCCCGCGACGAACGGGTGCGGGCCGGCGAGGTCTTCGGCTCGGGCACCGTCGGTGACGGTTCGGGTGCCGAACAGGGCAAATGGCTCGAGGCCGGCGACGTCGTCGAGCTCAGCATCGAGGGAATCGGAACACTGCGCAATCGCGTCGTCGCGACGCGCGAGGCACACTGGGAGTGAGAGCCCACCACCGAACGAGAACGCAAGAAGAGAGACATCATGAGCATCGACACCGCAGCCACCGCGCACAAGGCGTCCGGCGAACTGCACGCCGTCGTCGATCCGAGCGACGGCTCGACCATCGAGCAGATTCCCGTTTCGAGCGAGGCCGATTGCGATGCGGCCGTCGAGAGCGCAGCGGCCGCCTTCCCTGCGTTCGCGGCCTCGTCGCCACGCGCTCGGGGAGAGATGCTGCGCAAGGCATATGAGCTGATGACCGCCGAAAGCGAGCAGTTCGCGCGCCTGGTCTCACGCGAGAACGGCAAGATCCTGGCCGACGCGCGCGCCGAAGTGGCCTACGCGGCGGAGTTCTTCCGCTGGTTCTCCGAGGAGGCTGTGCGAGTCGCAGGCGACTTCCGGCTGGCGCCCAACGGCGACAAGACCATCGTCGTCACGCACGAGCCCGTCGGGGTTTCCCTGCTCATCACACCCTGGAATTTTCCGGCGGCGATGGCCACCCGCAAGATCGGCCCGGCGATCGCGGCCGGCTGCACGGTCATCCTGAAGCCGGCGATGGAGACGCCGCTGACGGCGCTCGCCATCGTCGATCTGCTCGCGCGAGCCGGTGTCCCCGATGGGGTTGTCACGATAGTGACGCCGTCGCCGGCGGGGCCGGCGGTGTCCCGGATGCTGCGCGACTCCCGGGTGCGCAACCTCTCCTTCACCGGCTCCACCGAGGTCGGCAGACTGCTGCTGAAGCAGGCTTCCGACAGGGTCATCCGCACGTCGATGGAGCTCGGCGGCAATGCAC
It encodes:
- a CDS encoding fumarylacetoacetate hydrolase family protein, giving the protein MRLVSFETAGDQGRSAHLGALVSGDADGGELIDLTAATRALLASEAITAEGVHRIADALVPASLLGLIEGGARSRDLADQAVAATLERGWESDAGGARIRYAANEVTHLPAIMNPPLLRDFMAFEKHLVNVFPTLGREIPEEWYRRPVYYKGNPSAIGAHGQTVAIPSYADRLDLEFEFAAIVGRAGVDIAEEDARAHIFGYTVYNDFSAREIQSAEMTVGLGPAKGKDFLAGHVLGPVVVTADELGDPYALDMAAHINGEQWTSGSTSDMHWRFEQMIAYASRDERVRAGEVFGSGTVGDGSGAEQGKWLEAGDVVELSIEGIGTLRNRVVATREAHWE
- a CDS encoding NAD-dependent succinate-semialdehyde dehydrogenase; this translates as MSIDTAATAHKASGELHAVVDPSDGSTIEQIPVSSEADCDAAVESAAAAFPAFAASSPRARGEMLRKAYELMTAESEQFARLVSRENGKILADARAEVAYAAEFFRWFSEEAVRVAGDFRLAPNGDKTIVVTHEPVGVSLLITPWNFPAAMATRKIGPAIAAGCTVILKPAMETPLTALAIVDLLARAGVPDGVVTIVTPSPAGPAVSRMLRDSRVRNLSFTGSTEVGRLLLKQASDRVIRTSMELGGNAPFIVLDDADLDEAVDGAMVAKLRNGGAACTAANRFYVSRPIAAEFSERLSERMSALLMAPGLTEGAGLGASVSMGERDKIAELVDASVAAGAQLLTGGATPDGPGAFYPATVLRLDRDNPILAQEIFGPVAPVVTVDSDDEAIALANASEFGLISYVFSGQLARAMRVARSLESGMVAINKGVISDPAAPFGGYKQSGLGREGGFAGIHEFLESKYIGVDI
- a CDS encoding amidohydrolase family protein; translated protein: MLFDSHCHAWSRWPYDTAVPDAESRGSIEALLYEMDTHGVERAAVVCARIGGGRGGDGFGNDDNNEYVARFAAAHPDRITAVLDVDCVWRPEHHSSGAAGRLMASVERSNAIAFTHYVSAQNDGWFRSDDAGEFFRAAADAGLIASLAVSAPWFDDLRSVAAANPTLPILIHHLGQPSSSAELDGLLALAAMPNIGVKASGFNYNASRNWDFPYPESQAIFRSIVDGFGAERLYWGSDFPASRDQLSYRQSIEVVRSHADFLEPDQLTGILGGNLAALIAQPRLATRPPTTDTATNTSTDPTATTPNRKVTEP
- a CDS encoding putative quinol monooxygenase, whose protein sequence is MTSALIARYHVVPGNAARVEDALRAMAERVKADEPACLIYNANVDPDNENLYCLYEVYTDEDAVAAHRETPHFKEFIESIIVPVLEKRERELYRQVIG